The Acipenser ruthenus chromosome 54, fAciRut3.2 maternal haplotype, whole genome shotgun sequence DNA window tccacactgctgcccctattttccagtctgtcggtacaacccctgtttcAAGGGActcttgcatgatcttggttagcggtttgtaaataacaacTATATCAGCTGACAAGGTTTCAGCTGATATctcatcatgcctttcttcttaatggcgtacagcctctatacatgaacccccaatatctctgaTATTACGATGTCACAACTAAAGAAATATGCTtctgtacttatatatatatacacacacactgagtgtacaaaacattaggaataccttcctaatattgagttgcacccccttttgccctcagaacagcctcagttCGTCAGgccatggactctacaaggtgtcgaaagcgttccacagggatgctggcccatgttgactccaatgcttcccacagttgtgtcaagttggctggtagtggatctctactctgaatagctcgttccatctcatcccacaaatgctcaattggattgagatctggtgactgggcaggccactgcagtaagctgaattcactgtcatgttcgtggaaccattcctggacaatcctaaccttgtggcatggggcattatcctgctgaaaaaatccattagcagatggatacactgctgccatgaagggatgcacctgattggcaatgatgttcagatatcctgtgacattcaaacgttgctccacttttatcaaggggcccaatgtgtgccatgaaaacacaccccacaccatcacaccaccaccagcagcctgcaatgttgacacgcggcatgatggatgcatgtactcatgtggttttctccataccctagtcctcccatcaacgtgaaacagcaggaacagggattcatcagaccaggcaatgtttttccaatccccCAGtatccagtgttttcgttccttagcccactgcaaaaGCAGTTTCTTgcgttttgctgaaagaagtggaactctgttaggtcgtcggctgccataccccattcgtgtcaaggtacgacgagttgtgcattcttttatgggtctttcggcaccaatgttgtactggactgtcagttgactaattgtagcccgtctgttgctttgcacaatttgtgtcagcctcctttggcctctttcatcaatgagccattttcgaccactggcctgccgttggctggatgtcctttgggtgatggaccatccttgatacacccgggaaactgttgagcgtgaaaaacccagcagcgctGCAGTTCTTGActcactcaaaccggcgcgcctggcacctactaccataccccgttcaaaggcacttaaatcttttgtcttgcccatttaccctctgaatggcacacatacacaatccatgtctcaattgtgtcaaggcttaaaaatccttctttaatctgtctccccttcatctacactgattgaagtggatttaacaggttacatcaataagggatcatagctttcacctggattcacctcgtcagtctatttcatggaaagagcaggtgttcctaatgttttgtacactcagtatgtatgtatatatatatatacacacacacataaatatataattgttgGCATTCCTTTAATGCtatttaaatgatatttaaatatgaatcttgcattgtaactcCATACTGCcctgtgtaagtcgccttgaataaaggcgtctgccagataaatacattaaattcTCTAAATTCCAATATAAATTGTAATTAATTTTGTATTATCCCAGCAATACCGCTGTATATAATCCATGTCACAATTCTATTTCAGTCAGCCTAAACTGCACCAGTATAGAAATTAAAAACAAGTGTGTAATAGTTGCACTCAGCTCTATCTAAAGTAGCCCGTGTCAGTTCAATTTTCTGTGAAGCAATAACATGTATAAATAtcaaatgaaaatgttatttatagtTCCAAAATAGAAgggaaaggagaaagagagaaagtgaggagtggacaggaagaggagagagatgagTGAGAGGAAGGAGAAAGAGAGTAGTGAGgtgagagggtgagagagagaagagtgaaaagattattatttgtttatttaccagacgcctttatccaagacgacttacagagactagggtgtgtgaactatgcatcagctgtagagtcacctacaactacgtctcacccgaaagacggagcacaaggaggtgaagtgacttgctcagggtcacacaatgagtcagtggctgaggtgggattcgaaccggggacctcctggttacaagtccttttctttaaccactggaccacacagcctcctgtgaggagagggagaggaaggtgAGAGAGAGTAGtgaggtgagagggagaggaaggggagaggAGTGATGGGGAGGTGCAATAAACATCTCTGCTATAAGTTTTCTCCTTGGAAATGACAGAATGTGGAAAAAATCTCTTATctgtctttctatctatctatcctcagaaattgtatataataattaatgttcctcctcctctctctctctctctctctctctctctctctctctctctctctctctctctctctctctctctctctctccctctcatatATTCCTCTGGGAATAGAGAATGTGTAAGAGCCAGTGAGAAAGAGAATTCATTGTGAATATTTCATTCTGAAAGAGCTCTCTCTCACTCGATCGCAAATAGAGAGAATGTGTAAGAGACATTGtgactctctcctccccctctcacacatctctctccctccctcgcttATATTCCTTGGGGAATGGAgggaatatgtgtgtgtgtgagagagagagagagagagagacgaaggAAGGGGGTAccgtttaatatagagggagggagggagttttTCAATATAGAGGAAGGAGGGATACtgtttagtattaaaatatatattttagttgtttatgccatgtatgtgctttggcaacacaattattttttattgtcatgccaataaagccaatttgaatatTGAATttttgagagagagggagagggagagcactATGAATGCTATACCTCAATTCTAAACATGCTCcccatttaaaacacacaccccCCTCCCTCCACATCACACCATCCTCCTCTatacccctccctccctctattacaCCCTCCTCCTCTatacctctccctccctctctctctttctcagctCACTTCTTGTTCTCATTTGCTTTCCTCTCCATTCATTTTTTTCGCTCCTTTGCTTTCATGTATCCTTCGTGATGGAGTTCAATTTGAAAAGGATTTCCCTGCTACTGCTGagcagtgagtctgtgtgtgtgtctgtctgtctgtctttctgtgtgtctgtgtgtcggtCTGtctctatttatctatctatctatctatctatctatctatctatctatactaatctctctctctctcactctctctattCATTGCCATAATTTATTTATCTCTCCttgtctttctctctcctctctctctctacatgtatatatctttatttcaatctctctctctctctctctctctctctctctctctctctctctctctctagttttTCAAATTCAGGTCTCTGCATGTCGGGCATGTTTGGGAATGCTAGGACAGAACTGCAGAATTTAGTGAAGAAAACATCCCttatgtgtatgtatttattgcagtGTATTAAGAAGCGTatctctgtctcaacctctcCCCTCTCACAGTGAGAGCACAGCCTATTCTCCCTGGCCAGcgtgtacttggtcaggatctacCTCTGCTTTGTGTCTCTCACCCtgaccaggtattctgccagggtgtattTTCTTTTAGGGCCTGATAGCActccagtttgttttgtgttttagtgtttttacCCGAATgctccagataggagtgtttgaGGTGTTTTAgaatttggttgactctgattggaaTTGTTTTAGCAGTGCGGTCCTGAATCTGACTGATGTCCAGCTGGCTGAGAGGACTCTTTTCTGGGCGGAGCTCTTGGCTTTTCAGGGCTTTATGATGGTAGGAGTTTGGGTCACTGTGTTTTGAATGAacccagtattttaatgctcttttttggattgTTATAATCAATGGGTAatggcctaattcagccctgcatgcattatttggtgtttttctttgtaattttagtatgttttacagaactctgcatgcattgtttctgtggggtgtttgtcccattttgtgtagtcctggtctgtaattggaccccacacttcactgccataaaGTGCAATTGCTATGGGGGGATTTATATTATACAGCCTCCTCTCTATGGTATAAAAATGCTCttaatgcattcactgccaggtgaaagctccctgacgcactgatggccAGACCCAGGTGTGTGTAGTTGGTGGTGTGTTCCAGGGTAGTGTTGCCCAGAGTGaagcagaatcaatatgggtcagaataatggacaaaaattcaaagggcataataataggagcatgctatatagaccaccaaattcagacgctaagggactaggagctcttaaaataaacaaatcccctgggccagatgagatcctcccaatagtactcaaagaaattatttacaaaccgctaaccaagatcatgcaacagtctcttgaaacagtggttgtaccgacagactggagaattgcaaacgtaataccgatccacaaaaagggagacaaaaccgaaccaggtaactacagaccaataagcctgacttctattatatgtaaacttatggaaactataataagatccaaaatggaaaattacctatatggtaacagtatccaaggagacagtcagcatggttttaggaaagggagatcgtgtctaactaacctgcttgatttttttgaggatgcaacaacgacaatggataatttcaaagcatacgacatggtttatttaaatttccagaaagcttttgacaaagttctgcataaaagattcattctcaaactgaacgcagtagggattcaaggaaatgcatgcacatggattagggagtggttaacaggtagaaaacagaaagtactgattagaggagaaacctcaaaatggagcgaggtaaccagtggagtaccacagggatcagtattaagtcctctgctattcctaatatacattcatgatttagattctggtatagtaagcaaacttgttaaatttgaagacgacacaaaaataggaggagtggcaaacactgtttttCAGAACAgagaataggaggcacttttttacacagagaattgtgagggtctggaaccaactccccagtaatgttgttggagctgacaccctgggatccttcaagaagctccttgatgagattctgggatcaataagctactaacaaccaaacgagcaagatgggccgaatgacctcctctcgtttgtaaactttcttatgtttttatgttcttaagtggTATTTGTTTCCCTGAAACCTGACTTTCTTCTGGAGTACCATAATTTTGGTCTTATCCATGTTTACTgtcaggtctgacagtactgctctagcagtggcAGGCTCTGCTGAagaccctgctctgtgggtgacagcaggaccaggtaatctgcatagagcaggaatttaattcAGATGAGTCCAGGAActgcagactgttccagcactgtagccaactcattgatgtagatgttgaacagcattgggctcagactgcagccctgtctcactccactaccctgtgtgaagaattctgttcttttgttaccaattttcacactgcacttattttctgaatacattgactttattattatATACTTTACTGCCTACACCACCAGTTTATAAAATAGTCTGTTGttccaaattgaatcaaatgctttttttaaatcaataaaacaagcaACTTTGTTTGTTTGGcggatgtgtttgtttattagggtgtgtggGGTGTAAATGTGGTCAGAGGTGCGGTGGTTTGACTCTTACTTAAGGCCAGTATTCAGGAGTTATTTATACTGCAGAACACTTTCctcagattactgctcacacagatacCACTGTAATTATTGGGGTCTAATTTGTCTCCACTTTATAGATAGAGGTTATGAgtccttggttccagatgtcagggaaacacCCAGCACTCAGGAttcctcctgcagcttggggctgctgtgtttcagcatctcagtgctgatgctgtcGGGCCCAGGCTCTCCTGGGATGAGGACCTGCAGTTTCTCCTTTAGCTCCTGCGGATAAATTGGGGTGTCTCGGGGAGTCTGGTTGTCTTTAGTACATGATTCTAATCTTTTTGGTTTGTCTTGAATAcaattctgttgttttttttatctttttctgGTGTTTTTTCAAAGTAGTTTTTCCAGATATTTCCATTTAGAATTGCCAATTATGAATTTATATTATCCCATGTTTCCCAAAAGTGTTTATGGTTGATAGATTCCTCAGTTTCTGTgcattgtttattaatatgttggTTTTTCTTTTTCGGGTGTGTTTGTAGTATTTTATGTCTCAGTACctgaggcgtaaatctgggtCGTTTGGATGATGATGTTTCTGGTTTGATAACTGTCTTAGCTTTTTCATCACAGTtttacattcatcatcaaacAATTTTTTCTCTGGGTTTATGTCTTTGTTTTTCTatctatttttttcaaatattttatttaggttCTCACTGTCAGATTTACTCCTTTTCCATCAGGTTGAAATTGTTTGCTTTTGGGAAGTGTTTATTTGGATTTTAtatttcatctctctctctctctctctctctctctctctctctctctcagtgtgtgtgtccctctcaatatctgtatctgtgtgtgtgtatgtgtatctgtttgtgtgtctcagtgtgtgtttcagtgtgtctctgtgcgcgTGTGccccagtgtgtctctgtgtgtgtgtctcagtgtgtgtctctgtttattAAGTTCTCTGATGTCGTCTTGCTGTTAATCGATTGATTGATAGCTCTGCTCGGTAATAGTAAATGCTTGTAATGTCGTTAACAGCCATTATTGATCCCTGTGCAGCACAGCAAAACTAAGTATATCGTCATAACTGACacaaagggggagggggagggggagggagtgcACAGTAggcttttcagaatgtagtaaacacagacaccaagaagaaggaaTTATTttgtagtgtcaaactgaacaggattgtggtgctctgtctgtctgtctgcagctttaatgaaactctcctctctcccctctcttcctctctctcccctctcctcctctctcctctcagtcctcctctctctcctgtctctctcgtGTGTGGCGGGCAGCTCACCATGTGATAATATTTACCGCGGTTTCTCGTCCTGTCTGCTGCGGCTTGGAGAGAACATGGGCCAGTATGTGGAGCAGGAGCTGAGAGACTCCCAAGAGATTGACAACGTGTGCGCGTGAGTGCACCCCACAGCCacttccctcctcctctctcacctccctccttcCTTTCATGAACCTTATCATTGGCCCCACCCCCTTTAAagcagctttaaaatccattatcttgcctcttattagcttCATTAACACTGTCACtgcctccctttaaaggagtgctgaccatctttaaaatccattctcttccCTCTTGTTAGCGCAAGGCTCCTTTAATGGGGGAGGGGAGGGTAGTTGTTAAGCAGTCCCCCTCACAAGGCCCTGTGCAGTTTGGCACATTTCAGATCATGTGATCTTGTGGTTCATCATTCATTAATGGCATCCTATAGATACTAGAAATCCTAGCTGTgctgagagagaggagtgagggtTTGAGTTTCATACCTTGAGAACAACAACAGCAAGTTTGATTTATATATAGCGCCTTATCATCTGCAGACCTGCACATCTCAAGACGCTTTACACAGTTAAAAATATtaactcccctctcccccctctcctctctcccctttctccctctctccacctctctcccctcctctcttctttccccctctcctctctctccatctctctccactctcctctctgccctctctctcctcaccctgtCATCCTctatccccctctctcccctctactctctcctctttccccctctctcccttctattttctcctctctccccatctctccccctccctctctctcccctctcctctcccgctctcctccctctccctctcctcaccctgtcaccctctctcccctctcctcaccCTGTCaccctctctccactctcctctctcccctctactctctcctctctcccccgtctctccccctctcccccctccctctctctcccctctcctctctccctctctcctttctctcagtCACTGGGATGAGTTCCATGCTTGTGGAATGGCTGCTATCTCTGGCTGTCAGCTGGAGGTTCAGAGTGTGTGGGACTCTCTGCGCCGGGAGTCTGAGAAGCTCAATTTCCAGGGGAACCTGTATGATCTGTGCAGGAGGCGGGAGCAAGCAAACCAGGACTGGCTAACTGGATCTGCAGGACAGAACCGAGCCGCACTGGGTCTGGTACTGAGCGTCACAGTGACCCTGATGCTCACCTACACAGGGCTGTAACTGACGTTTTTATGCAACCTTTTTATATCAGTTATTCTAACTGTAACGAACAATATCATCCCTAAATCCTTACCTCTGTTTTGTGCTGTCACTcgctacacaggtctcaaatgtgcagttttgaaagaaacacttaGAAAAGTTTGCTGCAGTAAATTTGAACGGAAAATTAGCAGTTAtcctcccatgcttttcccatggttatactatgcatttaccacacctctctatgtgctttacaatgctttcctatccTTTGCcttacctcactgtgctttacaatgcttgtctatgcattaccatgctttcactgtgctttcataAGGAACACACTGTGGAAGAACTGaaggtaaaactataaggaaGTGGACATGTGTGACTGTGTTTCCTGTGatgcttacctttgctttaccatacctctctgtgctttacaatgcttccctatgctttaccatacctctctgtgctttacaatgcttccctgtgctttaccagacctctctgtgctttacaatgcttccctgtgctttaccagacctctctgtgctttacaatgcttcccaatgctttaccattcctctctgtggtttacaatgcttacctttgctttaccatacctcactgtgctttataatgcttgcctatgctttaccattcctctctgtggtttacaatgcttacctttgctttaccagacctctctgtgctttacaatgcttccctatgctttaccagaccgctctgtgctttacaatgcttcccaatgctttaccattcctctctgtggtttacagtgcttacctttgctttaccagacctctctgtgctttacaatgcttccctatgctttaccagacctctctgtgctttacaatgcttccctatcctttaccattcctctctgtgctttacaatgcttccccatgcttccccatgctttcactgtgcttgattacactttgctgtgcttttactatggaaaacttttacAAGAGACATGCTAAaggaaacatgcattttcatttaaaaacagacatctggtactacatgaagttctcagtttgcttgccttgccttccaggaagtctgttactgctttgcttcctgggtcacctcagcagtgtcttctgggtcatggaagaagctggttggttaatgacaggaaagacgtcagtgaaggggtggagacaatttcaccctccaggaaAGCAGGGCTTGGAAAGCAGGGcttgtgcaaacagagatttcctgaacccagtgtagtaccagatacccggtttaaaatgttttttttgttttttttttacttaaaaaataatGAGCAGAATTACACAAGCGGATACACCCCATGTGGTCATTTCATTAAACCAGGTCAAGAACATCCacaggaaatatttcattttctGGCGGTCACTTGCTGGCAAAATCCATATTGTCCAGATCCTTGTCCTTTATCACCTGGAACAGAAAGTGT harbors:
- the LOC117397995 gene encoding neuritin-like is translated as MEFNLKRISLLLLSILLSLLSLSCVAGSSPCDNIYRGFSSCLLRLGENMGQYVEQELRDSQEIDNVCAHWDEFHACGMAAISGCQLEVQSVWDSLRRESEKLNFQGNLYDLCRRREQANQDWLTGSAGQNRAALGLVLSVTVTLMLTYTGL